From Equus przewalskii isolate Varuska chromosome 7, EquPr2, whole genome shotgun sequence, one genomic window encodes:
- the OSM gene encoding oncostatin-M has translation MRAQLTQRMLLSLVLGLLFLNTAAMGSCSANYQGLLQQLQSQADLLQDTSLLLDPYIRLQGLDTSELRKLCKERPGAFPSQDALWELSRWDLLHTLNATLGQALHRLTALQQDFPKARDWLTVTMNIRGFQNNIHCLSQLLRASSETAKPTQASPGASPPPIPASDAFQHKLEGCQFLSGFHRLMGSAGQVFREWGKTPRRSRRHSPRRLALRKGPRGVQLFRRGRRLVPMGQLPR, from the exons ATGCGGGCACAGCTTACACAGAGGATGCTGCTCA GTCTGGTCCTCGGACTCCTGTTTCTGAACACGGCGGCCATGGGCAGCTGCTCGGCCAACTACCAAGGGCTCCTCCAGCAGCTCCAGAGTCAGGCGGACTTGCTGCAGGACACCAGCCTACTCCTGGACCCTTAT aTCCGCCTCCAAGGCCTGGACACGTCTGAACTGAGAAAACTCTGCAAAGAGCGCCCCGGGGCGTTCCCCAGCCAGGATGCCCTGTGGGAGCTCAGCAGGTGGGACCTCCTGCACACCCTCAATGCCACGCTGGGCCAGGCCTTGCACAGGTTGACCGCTTTACAGCAGGATTTCCCCAAAGCCCGGGACTGGCTAACGGTGACAATGAACATCCGTGGGTTCCAGAACAACATCCACTGCCTGTCCCAGCTGCTTCGTGCCTCCTCGGAGACGGCCAAGCCCACTCAGGCAAGCCCAGGGGCCTCGCCGCCCCCCATCCCTGCCTCAGACGCGTTCCAGCACAAGTTGGAGGGCTGCCAGTTCCTGAGCGGCTTCCACCGCCTCATGGGCTCAGCAGGCCAGGTCTTCCGGGAGTGGGGGAAGACCCCCCGCCGGAGCCGGAGACACAGCCCCCGCCGCCTGGCCCTGCGGAAGGGGCCTCGGGGGGTGCAACTCTTCAGGAGAGGCCGGAGACTCGTGCCCATGGGGCAGCTGCCCCGGTAG